A section of the Equus caballus isolate H_3958 breed thoroughbred chromosome 21, TB-T2T, whole genome shotgun sequence genome encodes:
- the ANO8 gene encoding anoctamin-8 isoform X9, with product MAEATSGAGGTSLEGERGKRPPPEGEPATPASGVLDKLFGKRLLQAGRYLVSHKAWMKTVPTENCDVLMTFPDTTDDHTLLWLLNHIRVGIPELIVQVRHHRHTRAYAFFVTATYESLLRGADELGLRKAVKAEFGGGTRSFSCEEDFIYENVESEMRFFTSQERQSIIRFWLQNLRAKQGEALHNVRFLEDQPIIPELAARGIIQQVFPVHEQRILNRLMKSWVQAVCENQPLDEICDYFGVKIAMYFAWLGFYTSAMVYPAVFGSVLYTFTEADQTSRDVSCVVFALFNVVWSTLFLEEWKRRGAELAYKWGTLDSPGEAVEEPRPQFRGVRRISPVTRAEEFYYPPWKRLLFQLLVSLPLCLTCLACVFLLMLGCFELQELVLSVRGLPRLARFLPKVVLALLVSASAEGYKKLAVWLNDMENYRLESAYEKHLIIKVVLFQFVNSYLSLFYIGFYLKDMERLKEMLATLLITRQFLQNVREVLQPHLYRRLGRGELGLRAAWELARALLGLLSLRRPAPRRLEPQAEEGGGSSSGMGRRCLGGGCGAPEEEEEATVEQRPAGEGGEVGDGLRGDKEEEEEEEEEDDEEEEEEEGEEGSLLDCGLRLKKVSFAERGAGRHRPGPSPEALLEEGSPTMVEKGLEPGVFTLAEEDDEAEGAPGSPEREPPAILLRRAGGEGRDQGPDGGADPEPGSGDSARRQRRQNRASWIDPPEEEYSPQLTQAELESCMKKYEDTFQDYQEMFVQFGYVVLFSSAFPLAALCALVNNLIEIRSDALKLCTGLQRPFGQRVESIGQWQKVMEAMGVLAIVVNCYLIGQCGQLQRLFPWLSPEAAIVSVVVLEHFALLLKYLIHVAIPDIPGWVAEEMAKLEYQRREAFKVRRLGPGSPPAATPRAPRARGALAQPQPQPPGRVLARRLALAGPARPSLLYAIAAPDGATPPATALRPRPRDRPPSRGRAGAAAPDLPFSFRPGWGTRKATPKTNRKHTE from the exons ATAAGCTTTTTGGGAAGCGGCTCTTGCAGGCGGGTCGATACCTGGTGTCCCACAAAGCGTGGATGAAGACGGTGCCCACGGAGAACTGCGATGTATTGATGACCTTCCCAG ACACAACTGATGACCACACACTGCTGTGGCTGCTGAACCACATCCGTGTGGGCATCCCCGAGCTCATCGTGCAAGTCCGCCACCACCGCCACACGCGTGCCTATGCCTTCTTCGTCACCGCCACGTATGAGAG CCTACTCCGAGGGGCCGATGAGCTGGGTCTGCGCAAGGCAGTGAAGGCCGAGTTTGGTGGGGGCACCCGCAGCTTCTCTTGCGAGGAGGACTTCATCTACGAGAATGTGGAGAGTGAGATGCGCTTCTTCACCTCCCAG GAGCGCCAGAGCATCATCCGCTTCTGGCTGCAGAACTTGCGAGCCAAGCAGGGCGAGGCTCTGCACAATGTGCGCTTTCTGGAGGACCAGCCAATCA TCCCTGAGCTGGCAGCCCGCGGGATCATCCAGCAGGTGTTCCCAGTCCATGAGCAGCGCATCCTGAACCGCCTCATGAAGTCATGGGTGCAGGCTGTGTGTGAAAACCAGCCTCTAG ACGAGATCTGTGACTACTTTGGCGTGAAGATTGCCATGTACTTCGCCTGGCTGGGCTTCTATACATCGGCGATGGTGTACCCGGCTGTTTTTGGCTCTGTCCTGTATACATTCACAGAAGCCGATCAG ACAAGCCGGGATGTCTCCTGTGTGGTCTTTGCCCTCTTCAACGTGGTCTGGTCAACGCTGTTCTTAGAGGAGTGGAAACGGAGGGGGGCGGAGCTGGCCTACAAGTGGGGGACGCTGGACTCACCCGGGGAAGCTGTGGAGGAGCCACGACCCCAGTTCAGG GGCGTGCGCCGCATCAGCCCCGTGACGCGGGCGGAGGAGTTCTACTACCCACCCTGGAAGCGGCTGCTCTTCCAGCTGCTCGTGAGCCTCCCCTTGTGCCTCACCTGCCTGGCCTGCGTGTTCCTGCTCATGCTCGGCTGCTTCGAGCTGCAG GAGCTGGTGCTGAGTGTGCGGGGGCTGCCCCGCCTCGCCCGCTTCCTGCCCAAGGTCGTGCTGGCCCTGCTGGTCAGCGCCAGCGCTGAGGGTTACAAGAAGCTCGCCGTCTGGCTGAACGACATGG AGAATTACCGGCTGGAGAGCGCCTATGAGAAGCACCTCATCATCAAGGTCGTCCTG TTCCAGTTCGTCAACTCCTACCTGAGCCTATTCTACATCGGTTTCTACCTCAAGGACATGGAGCGCCTGAAAGAG ATGCTGGCCACTCTGCTGATCACCCGCCAGTTCCTCCAGAACGTGCGCGAGGTCCTGCAGCCACACCTGTACCGGCGGCTGGGCCGTGGCGAGCTCGGGCTGCGGGCGGCCTGGGAGTTGGCCCGAGCCCTGCTTGGCCTGCTGAGCCTCCGGCGCCCTGCGCCCCGCCGCCTTGAACCCCAGGCCGAAGAGGGgggtggcagcagcagtggcatgGGACGCAGGTGTCTCGGTGGAGGCTGTGGGGCCcccgaggaggaagaggaggctaCGGTGGAGCAGCGGCCAgcaggggaaggtggggaggtgggggacgGGCTGAGGGgggacaaggaggaggaggaggaggaggaggaagaagacgacgaggaggaggaggaagaggagggtgaggagggcagcCTCCTGGACTGTGGGCTCCGGCTGAAGAAGGTCAGCTTTGCTGAACGGGGGGCTGGGCGGCACCGGCCTGGCCCAAGCCCAGAGgccctcctggaggaggggagcccCACGATGGTGGAGAAGGGGCTGGAGCCCGGTGTGTTCACACTGGCCGAGGAGGATGATGAGGCCGAGGGGGCTCCTGGCAGCCCTGAGCGGGAGCCCCCAGCCATCCTGCTCCGCCGGGCTGGGGGCGAGGGCCGTGACCAAGGGCCAGACGGGGGTGCAGACCCGGAGCCGGGATCAGGTGACTCAGCCCGGAGGCAGCGGCGGCAGAATCGGGCATCTTGGATCGACCCACCCGAGGAGGAATACTCACCTCAACTCACCCAGGCCGAGCTCGAGAGCTGTATGAAGAAGTACGAG GACACGTTCCAGGACTACCAGGAGATGTTTGTGCAGTTTGGCTACGTTGTGCTGTTCTCGTCTGCCTTCCCGCTGGCTGCGCTGTGCGCTCTGGTCAACAACCTCATCGAGATCCGCAGCGACGCGCTCAAGCTGTGCACGGGGCTGCAGCGGCCCTTTGGGCAGCGGGTGGAGAGCATCGGCCAGTGGCAG AAGGTGATGGAGGCCATGGGCGTGCTGGCAATCGTGGTCAACTGCTATCTCATCGGCCAGTGCGGGCAGCTGCAGCGCCTCTTCCCCTGGCTCAGCCCTGAGGCGGCCATCGTGTCCGTGGTGGTGCTAGAG CACTTCGCTCTGCTCCTCAAGTACCTCATCCACGTGGCCATCCCCGACATCCCCGGCTGGGTGGCCGAGGAGATGGCCAAGCTCGAGTACCAGCGTCGGGAGGCCTTCAAGGTACGCAGGCTGGGGCCGGGCTCC CCTCCCGCCGCCACCCCCCGAGCCCCCCGAGCCCGCGGCGCCCtcgcccagccccagccccagcccccaggccgtGTGCTGGCCCGGCGGCTGGCACTAGCTGGGCCCGCCCGGCCTTCTCTTCTGTATGCAATAGCAGCCCCCGACGGGGCGACGCCGCCGGCCACCGCGCTTCGGCCACGGCCCCGGGATCGGCCGCCCTCCCGAGGCAGGGCCGGGGCCGCGGCCCCCGATCTGCCGTTTTCCTTTCGACCAGGATGGGGGACACGAAAGGCAACCCCCAAAACCAACAGGAAACACACAGAATAG
- the ANO8 gene encoding anoctamin-8 isoform X3, which translates to MAEATSGAGGTSLEGERGKRPPPEGEPATPASGVLDKLFGKRLLQAGRYLVSHKAWMKTVPTENCDVLMTFPDTTDDHTLLWLLNHIRVGIPELIVQVRHHRHTRAYAFFVTATYESLLRGADELGLRKAVKAEFGGGTRSFSCEEDFIYENVESEMRFFTSQERQSIIRFWLQNLRAKQGEALHNVRFLEDQPITVPELAARGIIQQVFPVHEQRILNRLMKSWVQAVCENQPLDEICDYFGVKIAMYFAWLGFYTSAMVYPAVFGSVLYTFTEADQTSRDVSCVVFALFNVVWSTLFLEEWKRRGAELAYKWGTLDSPGEAVEEPRPQFRGVRRISPVTRAEEFYYPPWKRLLFQLLVSLPLCLTCLACVFLLMLGCFELQELVLSVRGLPRLARFLPKVVLALLVSASAEGYKKLAVWLNDMENYRLESAYEKHLIIKVVLFQFVNSYLSLFYIGFYLKDMERLKELLLVLSLSQSLERQLQAVLVPLVALRFRLLLLSLRGLLLMAQAKMLATLLITRQFLQNVREVLQPHLYRRLGRGELGLRAAWELARALLGLLSLRRPAPRRLEPQAEEGGGSSSGMGRRCLGGGCGAPEEEEEATVEQRPAGEGGEVGDGLRGDKEEEEEEEEEDDEEEEEEEGEEGSLLDCGLRLKKVSFAERGAGRHRPGPSPEALLEEGSPTMVEKGLEPGVFTLAEEDDEAEGAPGSPEREPPAILLRRAGGEGRDQGPDGGADPEPGSGDSARRQRRQNRASWIDPPEEEYSPQLTQAELESCMKKYEDTFQDYQEMFVQFGYVVLFSSAFPLAALCALVNNLIEIRSDALKLCTGLQRPFGQRVESIGQWQVMEAMGVLAIVVNCYLIGQCGQLQRLFPWLSPEAAIVSVVVLEHFALLLKYLIHVAIPDIPGWVAEEMAKLEYQRREAFKRHERQAQHRYQQQQRRRREEEERQRHAEHHTRRERDASGREEARAEGSGLDPTAPEKASAKAKGSGTGGHGPERPKRPGSLLAPNNVMKLKQIIPLQGKFLSSGATASLAGAGPAARPPPAQSPTGSDTRLPAFLSFKFLKSPETRRDPERSHSPPKAFHAGKLFPFGGARAEAGSNGAGGQARLDGTPGGGSGRAQRSGPADEAAAEEPDAPRPEEEGSGTALAPAPRTRRSRSPAPPPPPTPLPRPPTPPAGCWQWDGPWGCGGESAAPRQAPTAAAADCPPCALAGPAPGLQPLPGGASFYSLPPPPPEPPEPAAPSPSPSPSPQAVCWPGGWH; encoded by the exons ATAAGCTTTTTGGGAAGCGGCTCTTGCAGGCGGGTCGATACCTGGTGTCCCACAAAGCGTGGATGAAGACGGTGCCCACGGAGAACTGCGATGTATTGATGACCTTCCCAG ACACAACTGATGACCACACACTGCTGTGGCTGCTGAACCACATCCGTGTGGGCATCCCCGAGCTCATCGTGCAAGTCCGCCACCACCGCCACACGCGTGCCTATGCCTTCTTCGTCACCGCCACGTATGAGAG CCTACTCCGAGGGGCCGATGAGCTGGGTCTGCGCAAGGCAGTGAAGGCCGAGTTTGGTGGGGGCACCCGCAGCTTCTCTTGCGAGGAGGACTTCATCTACGAGAATGTGGAGAGTGAGATGCGCTTCTTCACCTCCCAG GAGCGCCAGAGCATCATCCGCTTCTGGCTGCAGAACTTGCGAGCCAAGCAGGGCGAGGCTCTGCACAATGTGCGCTTTCTGGAGGACCAGCCAATCA CAGTCCCTGAGCTGGCAGCCCGCGGGATCATCCAGCAGGTGTTCCCAGTCCATGAGCAGCGCATCCTGAACCGCCTCATGAAGTCATGGGTGCAGGCTGTGTGTGAAAACCAGCCTCTAG ACGAGATCTGTGACTACTTTGGCGTGAAGATTGCCATGTACTTCGCCTGGCTGGGCTTCTATACATCGGCGATGGTGTACCCGGCTGTTTTTGGCTCTGTCCTGTATACATTCACAGAAGCCGATCAG ACAAGCCGGGATGTCTCCTGTGTGGTCTTTGCCCTCTTCAACGTGGTCTGGTCAACGCTGTTCTTAGAGGAGTGGAAACGGAGGGGGGCGGAGCTGGCCTACAAGTGGGGGACGCTGGACTCACCCGGGGAAGCTGTGGAGGAGCCACGACCCCAGTTCAGG GGCGTGCGCCGCATCAGCCCCGTGACGCGGGCGGAGGAGTTCTACTACCCACCCTGGAAGCGGCTGCTCTTCCAGCTGCTCGTGAGCCTCCCCTTGTGCCTCACCTGCCTGGCCTGCGTGTTCCTGCTCATGCTCGGCTGCTTCGAGCTGCAG GAGCTGGTGCTGAGTGTGCGGGGGCTGCCCCGCCTCGCCCGCTTCCTGCCCAAGGTCGTGCTGGCCCTGCTGGTCAGCGCCAGCGCTGAGGGTTACAAGAAGCTCGCCGTCTGGCTGAACGACATGG AGAATTACCGGCTGGAGAGCGCCTATGAGAAGCACCTCATCATCAAGGTCGTCCTG TTCCAGTTCGTCAACTCCTACCTGAGCCTATTCTACATCGGTTTCTACCTCAAGGACATGGAGCGCCTGAAAGAG CTCCTGCTCGTCCTGTCCCTGTCCCAGAGCCTCGAGCGGCAGCTTCAGGCGGTGCTGGTCCCGCTCGTGGCCCTGCGGTTccgcctgctcctcctctccctccggGGCCTCCTGCTCATGGCCCAGGCCAAA ATGCTGGCCACTCTGCTGATCACCCGCCAGTTCCTCCAGAACGTGCGCGAGGTCCTGCAGCCACACCTGTACCGGCGGCTGGGCCGTGGCGAGCTCGGGCTGCGGGCGGCCTGGGAGTTGGCCCGAGCCCTGCTTGGCCTGCTGAGCCTCCGGCGCCCTGCGCCCCGCCGCCTTGAACCCCAGGCCGAAGAGGGgggtggcagcagcagtggcatgGGACGCAGGTGTCTCGGTGGAGGCTGTGGGGCCcccgaggaggaagaggaggctaCGGTGGAGCAGCGGCCAgcaggggaaggtggggaggtgggggacgGGCTGAGGGgggacaaggaggaggaggaggaggaggaggaagaagacgacgaggaggaggaggaagaggagggtgaggagggcagcCTCCTGGACTGTGGGCTCCGGCTGAAGAAGGTCAGCTTTGCTGAACGGGGGGCTGGGCGGCACCGGCCTGGCCCAAGCCCAGAGgccctcctggaggaggggagcccCACGATGGTGGAGAAGGGGCTGGAGCCCGGTGTGTTCACACTGGCCGAGGAGGATGATGAGGCCGAGGGGGCTCCTGGCAGCCCTGAGCGGGAGCCCCCAGCCATCCTGCTCCGCCGGGCTGGGGGCGAGGGCCGTGACCAAGGGCCAGACGGGGGTGCAGACCCGGAGCCGGGATCAGGTGACTCAGCCCGGAGGCAGCGGCGGCAGAATCGGGCATCTTGGATCGACCCACCCGAGGAGGAATACTCACCTCAACTCACCCAGGCCGAGCTCGAGAGCTGTATGAAGAAGTACGAG GACACGTTCCAGGACTACCAGGAGATGTTTGTGCAGTTTGGCTACGTTGTGCTGTTCTCGTCTGCCTTCCCGCTGGCTGCGCTGTGCGCTCTGGTCAACAACCTCATCGAGATCCGCAGCGACGCGCTCAAGCTGTGCACGGGGCTGCAGCGGCCCTTTGGGCAGCGGGTGGAGAGCATCGGCCAGTGGCAG GTGATGGAGGCCATGGGCGTGCTGGCAATCGTGGTCAACTGCTATCTCATCGGCCAGTGCGGGCAGCTGCAGCGCCTCTTCCCCTGGCTCAGCCCTGAGGCGGCCATCGTGTCCGTGGTGGTGCTAGAG CACTTCGCTCTGCTCCTCAAGTACCTCATCCACGTGGCCATCCCCGACATCCCCGGCTGGGTGGCCGAGGAGATGGCCAAGCTCGAGTACCAGCGTCGGGAGGCCTTCAAG AGACACGAGCGCCAGGCCCAGCACCGctaccagcagcagcagcggcggcggcgggaggaggaggagcgccAGCGCCACGCGGAGCATCACACCCGGCGGGAACGCGATGCCAGTGGCCGGGAGGAGGCGCGGGCCGAGGGCTCCGGGCTGGACCCCACCGCCCCTGAGAAGGCCTCAGCCAAGGCCAAGGGCAGCGGGACGGGCGGCCACGGGCCAGAGCGGCCCAAGCGCCCAGGGTCCCTGCTGGCACCCAACAACGTCATGAAGCTGAAGCAGATCATACCGCTGCAGGGCAAGTTCCTGTCGTCAGGGGCCACGGCCTCGCTGGCCGGGGCCGGCCCCGCTGCCCGGCCGCCCCCCGCCCAGTCGCCCACAGGCAGTGACACCCGCCTGCCAGCCTTCCTCAGCTTCAAGTTCCTCAAGTCGCCTGAGACCCGGCGGGACCCTGAGCGCAGTCACTCGCCACCCAAGGCCTTCCACGCTGGCAAGCTCTTCCCCTTCGGTGGGGCCCGGGCTGAGGCCGGGTCCAACGGGGCAGGCGGGCAGGCGCGGCTGGATGGGACCCCTGGAGGTGGCAGTGGCCGGGCCCAGCGGAGTGGGCCGGCGGACGAGGCTGCGGCTGAGGAGCCAGACGCCCCCCGGCCTGAAGAGGAAGGCTCAG GGACAGCGCTGGCCCCCGCCCCGCGCACCCGCCGCAGCCGGAGCCccgcgccgccgccaccgccaaCGCCGCTGCCCCGGCCCCCGACGCCGCCCGCCGGCTGCTGGCAGTGGGATGGGCCGTGGGGCTGCGGGGGCGAGAGCGCCGCCCCCCGCCAGGCCCCCACCGCCGCCGCAGCCGACTGCCCGCCCTGTGCCCTCGCCGGGCCCGCGCCCGGCCTCCAGCCCCTGCCGGGGGGCGCTAGCTTCTACAGCCTCCCGCCGCCACCCCCCGAGCCCCCCGAGCCCGCGGCGCCCtcgcccagccccagccccagcccccaggccgtGTGCTGGCCCGGCGGCTGGCACTAG
- the ANO8 gene encoding anoctamin-8 isoform X1, with translation MAEATSGAGGTSLEGERGKRPPPEGEPATPASGVLDKLFGKRLLQAGRYLVSHKAWMKTVPTENCDVLMTFPDTTDDHTLLWLLNHIRVGIPELIVQVRHHRHTRAYAFFVTATYESLLRGADELGLRKAVKAEFGGGTRSFSCEEDFIYENVESEMRFFTSQERQSIIRFWLQNLRAKQGEALHNVRFLEDQPITVPELAARGIIQQVFPVHEQRILNRLMKSWVQAVCENQPLDEICDYFGVKIAMYFAWLGFYTSAMVYPAVFGSVLYTFTEADQTSRDVSCVVFALFNVVWSTLFLEEWKRRGAELAYKWGTLDSPGEAVEEPRPQFRGVRRISPVTRAEEFYYPPWKRLLFQLLVSLPLCLTCLACVFLLMLGCFELQELVLSVRGLPRLARFLPKVVLALLVSASAEGYKKLAVWLNDMENYRLESAYEKHLIIKVVLFQFVNSYLSLFYIGFYLKDMERLKELLLVLSLSQSLERQLQAVLVPLVALRFRLLLLSLRGLLLMAQAKMLATLLITRQFLQNVREVLQPHLYRRLGRGELGLRAAWELARALLGLLSLRRPAPRRLEPQAEEGGGSSSGMGRRCLGGGCGAPEEEEEATVEQRPAGEGGEVGDGLRGDKEEEEEEEEEDDEEEEEEEGEEGSLLDCGLRLKKVSFAERGAGRHRPGPSPEALLEEGSPTMVEKGLEPGVFTLAEEDDEAEGAPGSPEREPPAILLRRAGGEGRDQGPDGGADPEPGSGDSARRQRRQNRASWIDPPEEEYSPQLTQAELESCMKKYEDTFQDYQEMFVQFGYVVLFSSAFPLAALCALVNNLIEIRSDALKLCTGLQRPFGQRVESIGQWQKVMEAMGVLAIVVNCYLIGQCGQLQRLFPWLSPEAAIVSVVVLEHFALLLKYLIHVAIPDIPGWVAEEMAKLEYQRREAFKRHERQAQHRYQQQQRRRREEEERQRHAEHHTRRERDASGREEARAEGSGLDPTAPEKASAKAKGSGTGGHGPERPKRPGSLLAPNNVMKLKQIIPLQGKFLSSGATASLAGAGPAARPPPAQSPTGSDTRLPAFLSFKFLKSPETRRDPERSHSPPKAFHAGKLFPFGGARAEAGSNGAGGQARLDGTPGGGSGRAQRSGPADEAAAEEPDAPRPEEEGSGTALAPAPRTRRSRSPAPPPPPTPLPRPPTPPAGCWQWDGPWGCGGESAAPRQAPTAAAADCPPCALAGPAPGLQPLPGGASFYSLPPPPPEPPEPAAPSPSPSPSPQAVCWPGGWH, from the exons ATAAGCTTTTTGGGAAGCGGCTCTTGCAGGCGGGTCGATACCTGGTGTCCCACAAAGCGTGGATGAAGACGGTGCCCACGGAGAACTGCGATGTATTGATGACCTTCCCAG ACACAACTGATGACCACACACTGCTGTGGCTGCTGAACCACATCCGTGTGGGCATCCCCGAGCTCATCGTGCAAGTCCGCCACCACCGCCACACGCGTGCCTATGCCTTCTTCGTCACCGCCACGTATGAGAG CCTACTCCGAGGGGCCGATGAGCTGGGTCTGCGCAAGGCAGTGAAGGCCGAGTTTGGTGGGGGCACCCGCAGCTTCTCTTGCGAGGAGGACTTCATCTACGAGAATGTGGAGAGTGAGATGCGCTTCTTCACCTCCCAG GAGCGCCAGAGCATCATCCGCTTCTGGCTGCAGAACTTGCGAGCCAAGCAGGGCGAGGCTCTGCACAATGTGCGCTTTCTGGAGGACCAGCCAATCA CAGTCCCTGAGCTGGCAGCCCGCGGGATCATCCAGCAGGTGTTCCCAGTCCATGAGCAGCGCATCCTGAACCGCCTCATGAAGTCATGGGTGCAGGCTGTGTGTGAAAACCAGCCTCTAG ACGAGATCTGTGACTACTTTGGCGTGAAGATTGCCATGTACTTCGCCTGGCTGGGCTTCTATACATCGGCGATGGTGTACCCGGCTGTTTTTGGCTCTGTCCTGTATACATTCACAGAAGCCGATCAG ACAAGCCGGGATGTCTCCTGTGTGGTCTTTGCCCTCTTCAACGTGGTCTGGTCAACGCTGTTCTTAGAGGAGTGGAAACGGAGGGGGGCGGAGCTGGCCTACAAGTGGGGGACGCTGGACTCACCCGGGGAAGCTGTGGAGGAGCCACGACCCCAGTTCAGG GGCGTGCGCCGCATCAGCCCCGTGACGCGGGCGGAGGAGTTCTACTACCCACCCTGGAAGCGGCTGCTCTTCCAGCTGCTCGTGAGCCTCCCCTTGTGCCTCACCTGCCTGGCCTGCGTGTTCCTGCTCATGCTCGGCTGCTTCGAGCTGCAG GAGCTGGTGCTGAGTGTGCGGGGGCTGCCCCGCCTCGCCCGCTTCCTGCCCAAGGTCGTGCTGGCCCTGCTGGTCAGCGCCAGCGCTGAGGGTTACAAGAAGCTCGCCGTCTGGCTGAACGACATGG AGAATTACCGGCTGGAGAGCGCCTATGAGAAGCACCTCATCATCAAGGTCGTCCTG TTCCAGTTCGTCAACTCCTACCTGAGCCTATTCTACATCGGTTTCTACCTCAAGGACATGGAGCGCCTGAAAGAG CTCCTGCTCGTCCTGTCCCTGTCCCAGAGCCTCGAGCGGCAGCTTCAGGCGGTGCTGGTCCCGCTCGTGGCCCTGCGGTTccgcctgctcctcctctccctccggGGCCTCCTGCTCATGGCCCAGGCCAAA ATGCTGGCCACTCTGCTGATCACCCGCCAGTTCCTCCAGAACGTGCGCGAGGTCCTGCAGCCACACCTGTACCGGCGGCTGGGCCGTGGCGAGCTCGGGCTGCGGGCGGCCTGGGAGTTGGCCCGAGCCCTGCTTGGCCTGCTGAGCCTCCGGCGCCCTGCGCCCCGCCGCCTTGAACCCCAGGCCGAAGAGGGgggtggcagcagcagtggcatgGGACGCAGGTGTCTCGGTGGAGGCTGTGGGGCCcccgaggaggaagaggaggctaCGGTGGAGCAGCGGCCAgcaggggaaggtggggaggtgggggacgGGCTGAGGGgggacaaggaggaggaggaggaggaggaggaagaagacgacgaggaggaggaggaagaggagggtgaggagggcagcCTCCTGGACTGTGGGCTCCGGCTGAAGAAGGTCAGCTTTGCTGAACGGGGGGCTGGGCGGCACCGGCCTGGCCCAAGCCCAGAGgccctcctggaggaggggagcccCACGATGGTGGAGAAGGGGCTGGAGCCCGGTGTGTTCACACTGGCCGAGGAGGATGATGAGGCCGAGGGGGCTCCTGGCAGCCCTGAGCGGGAGCCCCCAGCCATCCTGCTCCGCCGGGCTGGGGGCGAGGGCCGTGACCAAGGGCCAGACGGGGGTGCAGACCCGGAGCCGGGATCAGGTGACTCAGCCCGGAGGCAGCGGCGGCAGAATCGGGCATCTTGGATCGACCCACCCGAGGAGGAATACTCACCTCAACTCACCCAGGCCGAGCTCGAGAGCTGTATGAAGAAGTACGAG GACACGTTCCAGGACTACCAGGAGATGTTTGTGCAGTTTGGCTACGTTGTGCTGTTCTCGTCTGCCTTCCCGCTGGCTGCGCTGTGCGCTCTGGTCAACAACCTCATCGAGATCCGCAGCGACGCGCTCAAGCTGTGCACGGGGCTGCAGCGGCCCTTTGGGCAGCGGGTGGAGAGCATCGGCCAGTGGCAG AAGGTGATGGAGGCCATGGGCGTGCTGGCAATCGTGGTCAACTGCTATCTCATCGGCCAGTGCGGGCAGCTGCAGCGCCTCTTCCCCTGGCTCAGCCCTGAGGCGGCCATCGTGTCCGTGGTGGTGCTAGAG CACTTCGCTCTGCTCCTCAAGTACCTCATCCACGTGGCCATCCCCGACATCCCCGGCTGGGTGGCCGAGGAGATGGCCAAGCTCGAGTACCAGCGTCGGGAGGCCTTCAAG AGACACGAGCGCCAGGCCCAGCACCGctaccagcagcagcagcggcggcggcgggaggaggaggagcgccAGCGCCACGCGGAGCATCACACCCGGCGGGAACGCGATGCCAGTGGCCGGGAGGAGGCGCGGGCCGAGGGCTCCGGGCTGGACCCCACCGCCCCTGAGAAGGCCTCAGCCAAGGCCAAGGGCAGCGGGACGGGCGGCCACGGGCCAGAGCGGCCCAAGCGCCCAGGGTCCCTGCTGGCACCCAACAACGTCATGAAGCTGAAGCAGATCATACCGCTGCAGGGCAAGTTCCTGTCGTCAGGGGCCACGGCCTCGCTGGCCGGGGCCGGCCCCGCTGCCCGGCCGCCCCCCGCCCAGTCGCCCACAGGCAGTGACACCCGCCTGCCAGCCTTCCTCAGCTTCAAGTTCCTCAAGTCGCCTGAGACCCGGCGGGACCCTGAGCGCAGTCACTCGCCACCCAAGGCCTTCCACGCTGGCAAGCTCTTCCCCTTCGGTGGGGCCCGGGCTGAGGCCGGGTCCAACGGGGCAGGCGGGCAGGCGCGGCTGGATGGGACCCCTGGAGGTGGCAGTGGCCGGGCCCAGCGGAGTGGGCCGGCGGACGAGGCTGCGGCTGAGGAGCCAGACGCCCCCCGGCCTGAAGAGGAAGGCTCAG GGACAGCGCTGGCCCCCGCCCCGCGCACCCGCCGCAGCCGGAGCCccgcgccgccgccaccgccaaCGCCGCTGCCCCGGCCCCCGACGCCGCCCGCCGGCTGCTGGCAGTGGGATGGGCCGTGGGGCTGCGGGGGCGAGAGCGCCGCCCCCCGCCAGGCCCCCACCGCCGCCGCAGCCGACTGCCCGCCCTGTGCCCTCGCCGGGCCCGCGCCCGGCCTCCAGCCCCTGCCGGGGGGCGCTAGCTTCTACAGCCTCCCGCCGCCACCCCCCGAGCCCCCCGAGCCCGCGGCGCCCtcgcccagccccagccccagcccccaggccgtGTGCTGGCCCGGCGGCTGGCACTAG